One genomic window of Halorhabdus sp. CBA1104 includes the following:
- a CDS encoding ABC transporter substrate-binding protein → MSDDSEMNRRRFLKATGAATVSIGLAGCGGGDTETESGETATETETESDGGDTGTEAENDGYEPPSSYPYGLNEAKIGEAKRVMEEAGYGPDNNYDLDWLQYQSPAWKEMANTIRARLEAAHINMNISDSDFGSLLETTQSGNHEAYTLGWVADYPGAQNFLQLVDPENTIYDAESYTPNGETLFWSEDTKGDEEIRQYVTEQFDRVQNNPGLGDEAQSIRDEATINIERALWDSAALLPVYHTVDQLFWYDRVDYNPPGGMGPSRAKDSISVNSLEGDDVLNGTSSTFSSLDPAASGNTQSGDKVMNMFDAPMNYVNGTTEVESLIVEDYTVSDDLTEYEFTLKEGVQFHGDYGEVTADDVVYSMRRLIESDNSTNTYFPLSVLQIEHETDDDGNVVPETAAVEATGEYTFTISLAAPFGYALEVLAYSAFSVVPEGIVGDIEGYDGDMAWEEFSTSPVGCGPFVFEQWQEGNGGEFRATAFEDYHGKVPDFDLHDAIITDTTALYSYFQNGNADVAGIPTAQYNPELATEESTNEQGQTLGTYGPMSDGTEVNMVSTPSINTYYIGFNMEKVPKPVREAMAYVLTREDFVESVFKGRGEAAYHLVPKQVFPGGAEGYDSNYQE, encoded by the coding sequence ATGTCTGACGACAGTGAAATGAACCGACGGCGGTTCCTCAAAGCGACCGGCGCTGCAACGGTGAGTATCGGACTGGCCGGCTGTGGTGGCGGAGACACCGAAACCGAGAGCGGCGAGACGGCAACCGAGACCGAGACCGAAAGCGACGGTGGAGACACCGGAACCGAGGCCGAGAATGACGGATACGAGCCTCCAAGTTCCTACCCCTATGGCCTCAACGAGGCGAAAATCGGTGAAGCCAAGCGGGTGATGGAAGAGGCAGGCTACGGGCCAGACAACAACTACGATCTCGACTGGCTGCAGTACCAGAGCCCGGCGTGGAAGGAGATGGCGAACACGATCCGTGCACGCCTGGAAGCCGCTCACATCAACATGAACATCAGCGACTCGGACTTCGGGTCGCTGCTCGAAACCACCCAGAGCGGGAACCACGAGGCCTACACGCTCGGGTGGGTCGCCGACTACCCTGGCGCCCAGAACTTCCTCCAGCTCGTCGACCCGGAGAACACGATCTACGACGCCGAAAGCTACACACCGAACGGCGAGACGTTGTTCTGGTCCGAAGACACGAAGGGCGATGAGGAAATTCGCCAGTACGTCACCGAGCAGTTCGATCGGGTCCAGAACAACCCCGGTCTGGGTGACGAGGCCCAGAGCATCCGTGACGAGGCCACCATCAACATCGAGCGAGCGCTGTGGGACTCGGCGGCACTACTCCCGGTCTATCACACCGTCGACCAGCTGTTCTGGTACGATCGCGTCGACTACAACCCGCCGGGCGGGATGGGTCCCTCGCGAGCGAAAGACAGCATCTCTGTCAACAGCTTAGAAGGCGATGACGTCCTCAATGGGACCTCGAGCACGTTCAGCTCCCTGGACCCGGCCGCCTCTGGGAACACCCAGAGCGGGGACAAGGTGATGAACATGTTCGACGCGCCGATGAACTACGTCAACGGGACGACGGAAGTCGAATCCCTCATCGTCGAGGACTACACCGTCAGCGACGATCTCACCGAGTACGAGTTTACGCTCAAAGAGGGGGTTCAGTTCCACGGCGACTACGGCGAGGTGACCGCTGACGACGTCGTCTACTCGATGCGGCGACTCATCGAGTCGGACAATTCCACGAACACGTACTTCCCGCTGTCGGTGCTCCAGATCGAACACGAGACCGACGACGACGGTAACGTCGTCCCCGAGACGGCCGCCGTCGAAGCGACGGGCGAGTACACGTTCACGATTTCGCTCGCCGCGCCGTTCGGCTACGCGCTCGAAGTGCTCGCCTACTCGGCGTTCTCGGTCGTCCCCGAAGGAATCGTCGGTGACATCGAGGGCTACGATGGCGATATGGCCTGGGAAGAGTTCTCGACGAGTCCGGTCGGTTGTGGACCGTTCGTCTTCGAGCAGTGGCAAGAGGGCAACGGTGGCGAGTTCCGCGCGACAGCCTTCGAGGACTACCACGGCAAAGTCCCTGACTTCGACCTCCACGACGCGATCATCACCGATACCACCGCCCTTTACAGCTACTTCCAGAACGGGAACGCCGACGTCGCTGGGATCCCGACGGCCCAGTACAATCCCGAGCTGGCTACCGAAGAGTCGACCAACGAGCAGGGCCAGACGCTGGGGACGTACGGGCCGATGAGCGATGGGACGGAAGTGAACATGGTCTCGACACCCTCGATCAACACGTACTACATCGGCTTCAACATGGAGAAGGTGCCAAAGCCCGTCCGCGAGGCAATGGCCTACGTGCTCACCCGTGAGGACTTCGTCGAGAGCGTCTTCAAGGGCCGCGGTGAAGCGGCCTACCACTTGGTTCCCAAACAGGTCTTCCCCGGTGGAGCCGAAGGGTACGACTCGAATTACCAGGAATAG
- a CDS encoding MFS transporter, producing MLSDERRYQLLYLVLYAAGNGIAGYRNIFFEDIGLSESQMGLIGAVLVGAGIVAQPIWGMVADAYGRTKLAMAIGAVVSILGGLLFPLGMVIESPFVLMVVAAGIYSAFRSPIVPLANSMVLSSGIDYGNVRAFGSIAFGVGILALGPLVETFGTATIFAVYAIGMVVFVISLRGLPKPSASELSPDLREDSLQLLTKPAFVLLLAVGLLIGASTTTANSFFSVYIRAIEASDAMTGAAWFVRTLAEAAVFVWIVRLGWRHRTQLLVGAIVLALSFVLYVVPGTLPAVFLAQVPQGQGLPSSRSRQYHSPTSTRPTR from the coding sequence ATGCTGAGCGACGAGCGTCGCTACCAGTTGCTGTATCTGGTGTTGTACGCCGCTGGAAACGGCATCGCCGGGTATCGAAATATATTCTTCGAGGACATCGGGCTCTCGGAGTCCCAGATGGGACTCATCGGTGCGGTACTGGTCGGTGCAGGCATCGTCGCCCAGCCGATCTGGGGGATGGTGGCCGACGCGTATGGTCGGACGAAACTCGCGATGGCCATCGGCGCAGTGGTGTCGATACTCGGGGGACTCCTGTTCCCTCTCGGGATGGTTATCGAGTCGCCGTTCGTCCTGATGGTCGTCGCCGCCGGGATCTACTCGGCGTTCCGCTCGCCGATCGTCCCCCTGGCGAACTCGATGGTCCTGTCCAGTGGCATCGACTACGGCAATGTCCGGGCCTTTGGGAGCATCGCTTTCGGTGTCGGGATCCTCGCGCTTGGCCCGCTCGTCGAAACCTTCGGGACGGCGACGATCTTCGCGGTCTACGCGATCGGGATGGTCGTGTTCGTCATCTCGCTTCGCGGGCTCCCGAAGCCGTCGGCGAGCGAGTTGTCGCCGGACTTACGCGAGGACAGTTTACAGCTGTTGACCAAGCCTGCGTTCGTGTTGCTGTTGGCGGTCGGCCTGCTCATCGGCGCCTCAACCACGACGGCAAATTCGTTCTTCTCGGTGTACATCCGCGCGATCGAGGCCAGCGACGCGATGACGGGTGCAGCCTGGTTCGTCCGCACACTGGCCGAGGCGGCCGTGTTCGTCTGGATCGTGCGCCTGGGCTGGCGCCACCGGACGCAGTTGCTCGTGGGAGCGATCGTCCTTGCTCTCAGTTTCGTCCTGTACGTCGTCCCGGGAACGCTTCCCGCCGTCTTCCTGGCCCAAGTTCCACAGGGGCAGGGTTTGCCCTCTTCACGCTCGCGTCAGTATCACTCGCCCACGAGTACGCGCCCGACGCGATGA